In the Pithys albifrons albifrons isolate INPA30051 chromosome 3, PitAlb_v1, whole genome shotgun sequence genome, one interval contains:
- the PHLDA1 gene encoding pleckstrin homology-like domain family A member 1 codes for MLEGGCKAVKEGMLEKRSDGLLQLWKKKRCILTEEGLLLIPPKHPPPPPQQQQQQPPLPAETAAKIKELHFSNMKTVDCVERKGKYVYFTVVMAEGKEIDFRCAQEQGWNAAITLQMVQYKNRQAILAVRSTRQKQQHLAAPHGPRLRGASNSA; via the coding sequence ATGCTGGAGGGCGGCTGCAAGGCGGTGAAGGAGGGCatgctggagaaaaggagcgacgggctgctgcagctctggaagAAGAAGCGCTGCATCCTCACCGAGGAGGGGCTGCTCCTTATTCCCCCCAAACACCCTCCGCCGCCgccacaacagcagcagcagcagccgcctCTGCCGGCCGAGACGGCGGCCAAGATCAAGGAGCTTCACTTCTCCAACATGAAGACGGTGGACTGCGTGGAGCGAAAGGGCAAGTATGTGTACTTCACGGTGGTGATGGCCGAGGGGAAGGAGATCGACTTTCGGTGCGcgcaggagcagggctggaacgCGGCGATCACGCTGCAGATGGTGCAGTACAAGAACCGCCAGGCCATCCTGGCCGTGCGCTCCACCcggcagaagcagcagcacctggcGGCACCGCACGGGCCGCGCCTCCGCGGCGCCTCCAACTCCGCCTAG